In Oncorhynchus clarkii lewisi isolate Uvic-CL-2024 chromosome 16, UVic_Ocla_1.0, whole genome shotgun sequence, one genomic interval encodes:
- the LOC139367906 gene encoding RPE-retinal G protein-coupled receptor-like isoform X1 — MAAYTLPEGFSDFDMFAFGSALLVGGLLGFFLNAISILAYISVKQMRTPSNFLVFNLAVAGIVLNLNGLIAAYASLFYRHWPWGQDGCSNHAFMGMTAVLASISFLAAIAWDRYHQYVTNQKLFWSTAWTISIIIWGLAIIWAAVPLIGWGVYDFEPMRTCCTLDYTKGDMDYMTYMGALTVFYLIFPAYVMKSNYDAIHAYFKKIHKHRWNTSIPLRVLLFCWGPYEIMCIYACFGNARLVSPKLRMLLPVLAKTNPIFNAWLYSFGNEFYRGGVWQFLTGQKFTEPVVVKLKGR; from the exons ATGGCAGCATACACATTACCGGAGGGATTCTCCGATTTTGACATGTTTGCATTCGGTTCAGCTCTTCTTGTTGGGG gtcTTCTTGGATTCTTCCTCAACGCCATTTCAATATTGGCCTATATTAGCGTAAAGCAAATGCGAACTCCCAGTAATTTTCTTGTGTTTAACCTTGCTGTGGCTGGCATTGTGCTCAATTTAAACGGCCTGATCGCTGCTTACGCCAGTTTATTTTATAG ACACTGGCCCTGGGGCCAAGACGGATGTAGCAACCACGCCTTCATGGGGATGACAGCAGTTCTGGCCTCTATCAGTTTCCTGGCTGCCATCGCCTGGGACAGATATCACCAATATGTGACCA ATCAGAAGCTGTTTTGGAGCACGGCCTGGACTATTTCAATCATTATCTGGGGGTTGGCCATCATCTGGGCGGCCGTCCCTCTGATTGGTTGGGGAGTTTATGACTTTGAGCCCATGAGGACCTGCTGCACACTAGACTACACCAAAGGAGACAT GGACTACATGACCTATATGGGAGCCCTGACGGTCTTTTACCTTATCTTCCCTGCTTATGTCATGAAGTCCAACTACGACGCCATTCACGCATACTTCAAGAAGATCCACAAGCACAGG TGGAACACCAGCATACCACTGAGGGTTCTGTTGTTCTGCTGGGGACCCTACGAAATCATGTGCATCTACGCCTGCTTTGGCAACGCCAGACTGGTCTCTCCAAAGCTGAGAATG TTGCTTCCTGTTTTGGCGAAAACGAATCCTATTTTCAACGCGTGGCTCTATTCCTTTGGGAATGAGTTCTACAGAGGAGGGGTGTGGCAGTTCCTGACTGGCCAGAAGTTTACTGAGCCGGTCGTTGTGAAGTTAAAAGGAAGATAA
- the LOC139367906 gene encoding RPE-retinal G protein-coupled receptor-like isoform X2, which translates to MRTPSNFLVFNLAVAGIVLNLNGLIAAYASLFYRHWPWGQDGCSNHAFMGMTAVLASISFLAAIAWDRYHQYVTNQKLFWSTAWTISIIIWGLAIIWAAVPLIGWGVYDFEPMRTCCTLDYTKGDMDYMTYMGALTVFYLIFPAYVMKSNYDAIHAYFKKIHKHRWNTSIPLRVLLFCWGPYEIMCIYACFGNARLVSPKLRMLLPVLAKTNPIFNAWLYSFGNEFYRGGVWQFLTGQKFTEPVVVKLKGR; encoded by the exons ATGCGAACTCCCAGTAATTTTCTTGTGTTTAACCTTGCTGTGGCTGGCATTGTGCTCAATTTAAACGGCCTGATCGCTGCTTACGCCAGTTTATTTTATAG ACACTGGCCCTGGGGCCAAGACGGATGTAGCAACCACGCCTTCATGGGGATGACAGCAGTTCTGGCCTCTATCAGTTTCCTGGCTGCCATCGCCTGGGACAGATATCACCAATATGTGACCA ATCAGAAGCTGTTTTGGAGCACGGCCTGGACTATTTCAATCATTATCTGGGGGTTGGCCATCATCTGGGCGGCCGTCCCTCTGATTGGTTGGGGAGTTTATGACTTTGAGCCCATGAGGACCTGCTGCACACTAGACTACACCAAAGGAGACAT GGACTACATGACCTATATGGGAGCCCTGACGGTCTTTTACCTTATCTTCCCTGCTTATGTCATGAAGTCCAACTACGACGCCATTCACGCATACTTCAAGAAGATCCACAAGCACAGG TGGAACACCAGCATACCACTGAGGGTTCTGTTGTTCTGCTGGGGACCCTACGAAATCATGTGCATCTACGCCTGCTTTGGCAACGCCAGACTGGTCTCTCCAAAGCTGAGAATG TTGCTTCCTGTTTTGGCGAAAACGAATCCTATTTTCAACGCGTGGCTCTATTCCTTTGGGAATGAGTTCTACAGAGGAGGGGTGTGGCAGTTCCTGACTGGCCAGAAGTTTACTGAGCCGGTCGTTGTGAAGTTAAAAGGAAGATAA